One segment of Antennarius striatus isolate MH-2024 chromosome 5, ASM4005453v1, whole genome shotgun sequence DNA contains the following:
- the cenps gene encoding centromere protein S isoform X1, with protein sequence MSVEEDETHQRLKAAVHFAVGRMCRKVGEDHRREFSRQVIAAIAETTVRQCDIFAKDLEVFARHAKRSTVSAEDVKLLSRRSSALSIYIQNKSEELNQEQRDKRKTAVKRKSRDTEEESRE encoded by the exons atgtctgTGGAGGAAGACGAAACACACCAG AGGCTGAAGGCGGCGGTCCACTTCGCCGTGGGTCGCATGTGTCGGAAGGTCGGAGAGGACCACCGGAGGGAGTTCAGCCGACAAGTCATAGCTGCGATCGCCGAGACGACAGTCAGACAGTGTG ATATATTCGCTAAGGACTTGGAGGTCTTTGCTCG TCATGCAAAGAGAAGCACAGTTTCTGCAGAAGATGTAAAACTGCTATCCCGCCGCAGCTCTGCGCTG TCCAtctacatacaaaataaaagcgaGGAACTGAACCAGGAGCAGAGAGACAAAAGGAAGACTGCTgtgaagaggaagagcagagaCACTGAAGAGGAAAGCAGAGAGTAA
- the h6pd gene encoding GDH/6PGL endoplasmic bifunctional protein, whose protein sequence is MFVSVILLLVALGVQVGNGEVKEEVQRPGHVSVVIVGGTGDLAKKYLWQGFFELYVKQVRSRNTFSFYGGGLLPSEKATPVLFETLKAVSCSKTISPEQCALLKEQFLRLSQYRQLKTLKDYQDLAKHIEQELQQEEITEAGRLFYLSVPAFAYADISSKINSSCRPNGGAWLKVVLEKPFGHDLRSAQELASQLGSSLKDEEMYRIDHYLGKQVVAKILPFRAGNKKLLDPIWNKHHIERVEIILKETLDVKGRIQYYDQYGVIRDMLQNHITEIMTLLTMRLPLNLSSSEEVIQNKLQIIRSLLPIGKSKAVVGQYQAYQAEVRQELNQTKDQVTLTPTFAAVLAHIDDPQYEGVPILLSSGKMLDERVGYARILFKNDIFCLQSQGSIHCKPKQIVFHFGHGSLKYPAILVSKNLFKPAAMDSDWKEVTDHSDLNVLGLPISEYYVQTPIEYREAYSELIYQIFAGYKNSFVSTENLLASWGLWTPLLLSLTNSYPRIYPGGAENGDLLDVHVKGKEIIYHNEVVIINDDHVSGTSPNGFQVMQGKFRSDEMVSAWAEELVERLAVDLQEAAEAAVYKDGVFHMALSGGSTPLALFHRLAQHHFSFPWRNTHVWMVDERCVPLTEMESNFHSLHDHLLYHVKIPYYNIHPMPVQINHRLCVDEDGGALRYEKEISKLVYQSRFHFVLLGVGQDSHVASLFSGSSLASEHGESLVAVTESPFKPHQRMSLTLKAINQAQRVALLVMGKGKHDMLTQMSRVKNNPDKWPVTGVKPTNGKLVWYIDYDALLG, encoded by the exons ATGTTTGTGAGTGTGATCCTGTTGCTGGTCGCTCTAGGTGTCCAGGTGGGAAATGGCGAGGTTAAGGAGGAGGTGCAGAGACCCGGCCATGTTTCAGTGGTGATAGTTGGAGGCACAGGGGACTTGGCAAAGAAGTACCTGTGGCAGGGCTTCTTTGAGCTGTATGTGAAACAGGTCAGGAGTCGAAACACCTTTTCTTTTTACGGTGGAGGACTGTTACCCTCTGAAAAGGCCACTCCAGTCCTCTTTGAGACACTGAAGGCTGTGTCCTGCTCAAAGACTATATCACCAGAGCAATGCGCTCTGCTGAAAGAGCAGTTCTTGCGCCTCTCACAGTACAGGCAGCTGAAGACCCTAAAGGACTACCAAGACTTGGCCAAACACATCGAGCAAGAGCTTCAACAAGAGGAAATAACTGAGGCAGGGAGACTCTTCTATCTCTCAGTTCCAGCATTTGCATATGCAGACATCTCCAGTAAGATTAACAGTAGCTGTAGGCCAAACGGTGGGGCGTGGTTAAAGGTGGTACTAGAGAAACCTTTTGGACATGATCTCAGGAGTGCCCAGGAACTTGCATCTCAGCTTGGGAGCTCCTTGAAGGATGAAGAAATGTACAGAATTGATCATTACCTTGGGAAGCAG GTGGTTGCAAAGATACTTCCTTTCAGGGCAGGGAATAAGAAATTACTGGATCCCATTTGGAACAAGCATCACATTGAGAGAGTGGAGATTATATTGAAAGAAACCCTGGATGTTAAAG GTCGTATACAATACTACGATCAGTACGGGGTGATAAGAGATATGCTACAGAACCACATCACTGAGATCATGACACTGTTGACCATGAGGCTGCCTCTGAATTTGAGCAGCAGTGAGGAAGTCATACAAAACAAGCTGCAGATCATCAGGTCCCTCCTGCCTATAGGAAAGAGTAAAGCTGTGGTCGGCCAGTACCAAGCCTACCAAGCTGAGGTTCGACAGGAGCTCAATCAGACGAAAGATCAAGTGACTCTCACACCCACATTTGCAG cTGTGTTGGCACACATTGATGACCCCCAGTATGAAGGTGTGCCAATTCTTCTGAGCTCAGGGAAGATGTTAGATGAGCGAGTTGGATATGCACGCATACTTTTCAAGAATGACATTTTTTGCCTTCAGAGCCAAGGCAGCATTCACTGCAAACCTAAACAAATAGTTTTCCACTTTGGCCATGGCAGCCTTAAATATCCAGCAATTCTTGTCAGTAAGAATTTGTTCAAGCCAGCTGCAATGGACAGTGATTGGAAAGAAGTAACAGATCATTCAGATCTCAACGTTTTGGGATTACCCATTTCAGAATACTACGTGCAAACTCCAATAGAATACAGAGAAGCTTATTCAGAACTTATCTATCAAATTTTTGCTGGATACAAGAATAGTTTTGTTAGTACTGAAAATCTGCTTGCTTCCTGGGGCTTATGGACACCGCTGCTCCTCAGCCTTACCAACTCTTATCCCCGTATTTACCCTGGGGGTGCAGAGAATGGAGATTTACTGGATGTCCatgtgaaaggaaaagaaattatCTACCACAATGAGGTGGTGATTATCAATGACGATCACGTTAGTGGCACGTCGCCCAATGGTTTTCAAGTGATGCAAGGGAAATTTCGTAGTGATGAAATGGTGTCAGCTTGGGCTGAGGAGCTGGTGGAGAGGCTCGCTGTTGATCTGCAGGAGGCTGCGGAGGCAGCGGTGTATAAAGATGGGGTTTTCCACATGGCCCTTTCTGGAGGCTCCACCCCCCTCGCTTTGTTCCACAGGTTGGCCCAGCaccacttctccttcccctgGAGGAACACTCATGTGTGGATGGTGGATGAGCGCTGCGTGCCTCTGACTGAAATGGAGTCTAATTTTCATAGCCTCCATGACCACCTGTTGTATCATGTCAAGATCCCTTATTACAACATCCACCCCATGCCAGTGCAGATTAATCACCGTCTTTGTGttgatgaggatggaggagcGCTGCGTTATGAGAAAGAAATCAGCAAGTTGGTTTATCAGTCCAGATTCCACTTTGTGCTTCTGGGAGTTGGACAAGACAGCCACGTAGCTTCTCTGTTCAGTGGTAGTTCCCTGGCCAGCGAACATGGTGAGAGTTTAGTCGCCGTCACTGAGAGCCCCTTCAAGCCTCACCAACGTATGAGCCTCACCTTAAAAGCCATAAACCAAGCTCAACGTGTTGCTCTTCTAGTGATGGGCAAAGGTAAGCATGACATGCTGACCCAGATGAGCCGAGTGAAGAACAATCCAGATAAATGGCCGGTCACTGGGGTGAAGCCTACTAATGGCAAGCTTGTTTGGTACATAGACTACGATGCACTTCTGGGATAG
- the tardbpb gene encoding TAR DNA-binding protein 43 isoform X1, which translates to MAEVYIRVAEEENEEPMEIPSEDDGTVLLSTVAAQFPGACGLRFRSPVSQCMRGVRLVEGILHAPENGWGNIVYVVNYPKDNKRKMDEIDASSAVKMKRGDMKTSDLIVLGLPWKTTEQDLKDYFSTFGEVIMVQVKRDAKTGNSKGFGFVRFTEYEAQEKVISQRHMIDGRWCDCKLPNSKVNMQGLDEPLRSRKVFVGRCTEDMTTDDLRQFFMQYGEVTDVFIPKPFRAFAFVTFADDQVAQSLCGEDLIIKGVSVHISNAEPKHGNRQFDRTARFGNGFGAQAFGSSRSGLGSSSNSSLANFGSFSLNPAMMAAAQAALQSSWGMMGMLASQQQTSTSGSTPSGTSSSRDQSQSFGSSNSNYTSSASLGWGTGSNSTTSGSGFNSGFGSSMESKSSGWGM; encoded by the exons ATGGCTGAAGTGTACATTCGTGTGGCggaagaagaaaatgaggaGCCAATGGAGATACCGTCAGAAGACGATGGCACTGTTCTGCTGTCGACAgtggcagctcagtttcccggGGCATGTGGCCTTCGCTTCAGGAGTCCGGTGTCTCAGTGCATGCGGGGCGTGCGTCTCGTGGAAGGGATCCTCCACGCGCCAGAGAACGGATGGGGGAATATCGTGTATGTAGTCAATTACCCCAAAG acaacaaaaggaaaatggatgaaatTGATGCATCGTCTGCGGTGAAAATGAAGAGGGGTGACATGAAGACATCTGACCTCATCGTGTTGGGTCTTCCTTGGAAAACGACCGAGCAGGACCTCAAAGATTACTTTAGTACATTTGGAGAAGTCATCATGGTTCAG gtaaaaCGAGATGCCAAGACTGGAAACTCTAAAGGATTTGGTTTTGTGAGGTTCACAGAGTATGAGGCTCAAGAAAAAGTCATCTCCCAGCGTCATATGATTGATGGCAGATGGTGCGACTGCAAGCTCCCAAACTCGAAGGTGAATATG CAAGGACTTGACGAGCCCTTGAGAAGTAGGAAAGTGTTTGTAGGCCGTTGCACTGAGGATATGACCACAGATGACCTACGGCAGTTCTTTATGCAGTACGGAGAAGTGACAGATGTCTTCATCCCCAAGCCTTTTCGCGCTTTTGCTTTTGTCACATTTGCAGATGATCAG gTTGCCCAGTCCCTTTGTGGGGAGGACCTAATTATCAAAGGTGTCAGCGTTCACATTTCAAATGCTGAGCCCAAGCATGGAAATAGGCAGTTTGATCGTACAGCACGGTTTGGGAATGGTTTCGGAGCTCAAGCATTTGGTAGCAGCCGTAGTGGGTTAGGGAGTAGCTCTAACAGTAGTCTGGCCAATTTTGGTTCTTTCAGTTTGAACCCGGCTATGATGGCAGCTGCTCAGGCTGCTTTGCAGAGTAGTTGGGGGATGATGGGAATGCTGGCTAGCCAGCAGCAGACATCCACCTCAGGCAGCACCCCTAGTGGAACAAGTTCTAGTCGGGACCAGAGTCAGTCTTTTGGTTCAAGCAACAGCAACTACACAAGCTCAGCCAGTCTCGGGTGGGGAACGGGGTCCAACTCCACGACCAGCGGTAGTGGGTTTAACTCAGGTTTTGGGTCCAGTATGGAGTCGAAGTCCTCTGGGTGGGGTATGTAA
- the cenps gene encoding centromere protein S isoform X2 has translation MSVEEDETHQRLKAAVHFAVGRMCRKVGEDHRREFSRQVIAAIAETTVRQCDIFAKDLEVFARHAKRSTVSAEDVKLLSRRSSALIFGGQTNERRNTDNYNTSPL, from the exons atgtctgTGGAGGAAGACGAAACACACCAG AGGCTGAAGGCGGCGGTCCACTTCGCCGTGGGTCGCATGTGTCGGAAGGTCGGAGAGGACCACCGGAGGGAGTTCAGCCGACAAGTCATAGCTGCGATCGCCGAGACGACAGTCAGACAGTGTG ATATATTCGCTAAGGACTTGGAGGTCTTTGCTCG TCATGCAAAGAGAAGCACAGTTTCTGCAGAAGATGTAAAACTGCTATCCCGCCGCAGCTCTGCGCTG atatttggtggacaaacgaatgaacggagaaacactgacaattacaatacatcacctctttga
- the LOC137595177 gene encoding uncharacterized protein, translating into MFLYMLIYLAYHGSRWIPRKQRLKFQIVNAVVITLVLVPQFYVIGRSKSSRYCKQPLLNNLSASIAFSFIASGFSVIFTLIEPIPQSLWASYHLFGLLSCGEGLCTTILTLTAKDCVKTTPELYYMSLFQTVASILSTGFFMVRGGLWLTKLNPGTDLSGNNESPAVPH; encoded by the exons ATGTTCCTCTATATGCTTATCTACTTGGCATATCACGGCAGCAGATGGATACCAAGGAAACAGCGGTTAAAATT TCAGATAGTGAATGCTGTAGTCATAACACTTGTATTGGTCCCTCAGTTTTACGTCATAGGAAG GTCTAAATCATCAAGATACTGTAAGCAGCCTCTTTTGAACAACCTGTCAGCCTCCATTGCCTTCTCTTTTATAGCTTCAG GTTTTTCTGTGATATTCACATTAATTGAGCCGATTCCTCAGAGTTTGTGGGCTTCCTATCATTTGTTTGGGCTGCTGTCATGTGGAGAAGGTCTATGTACCACCATCCTGACTCTGACTGCCAAAGATTGT GTGAAAACCACCCCTGAGCTCTACTACATGTCGCTTTTTCAAACAGTTGCTTCTATTCTCAGTACAG gtttcTTTATGGTAAGAGGAGGCCTCTGGTTGACTAAGTTGAACCCTGGGACAGACCTGAGCGGAAACAATGAGAGTCCAGCTGTCCCACATTGA
- the ndufb2 gene encoding NADH dehydrogenase [ubiquinone] 1 beta subcomplex subunit 2, mitochondrial, with protein sequence MSSFGRALGVLRTGSRLVARGPLRITTRKAGGEPHIEPQYRQFPQLTKNQKFQGELLSGAMWFWILWHLWHDYEAVIGHFPFPDPSEWTDEELGIPPDDAE encoded by the exons ATGTCTTCTTTTGGGAGGGCCCTGGGGGTCCTTCGAACAGGATCCCGGCTCGTTGCCCGGGGTCCGCTGAGAATAACCACAAGGAA GGCTGGCGGGGAGCCACACATCGAACCTCAGTACAGACAATTTCCTCAGTTAACGAAGAACCAGAAGTTCCAGGGAGAACTTTTAAGTGGTGCCATGTGGTTTTGGATCCTTTGGCACCTCTGGCATGATTATGAAGCAGTCATT GGTCACTTTCCCTTTCCTGATCCTTCCGAGTGGACGGATGAGGAGCTTGGAATCCCACCAGATGATGCAGAATAG
- the gnb1b gene encoding guanine nucleotide binding protein (G protein), beta polypeptide 1b, translating into MSELDQLRQEAEQLKNQIRDARKACADATLSQITANIDPVGRIQMRTRRTLRGHLAKIYAMHWGTDSRLLVSASQDGKLIIWDSYTTNKVHAIPLRSSWVMTCAYAPSGNYVACGGLDNICSIYNLKTREGNVRVSRELAGHTGYLSCCRFLDDNQIVTSSGDTTCALWDIETGQQTTTFAGHTGDVMSLSLAPDSRLFVSGACDASAKLWDVREGMCRQTFTGHESDINAICFFPNGNAFATGSDDATCRLFDLRADQELMIYSHDNIICGITSVAFSKSGRLLLAGYDDFNCNVWDTLKADRAGVLAGHDNRVSCLGVTDDGMAVATGSWDSFLKIWN; encoded by the exons ATGAGTGAACTGGACCAGTTGCGCCAAGAGGCGGAGCAGCTCAAAAATCAGATCAGA GATGCCAGAAAAGCATGTGCAGATGCCACACTATCACAG ATCACAGCTAATATTGACCCTGTTGGTCGAATCCAGATGCGTACAAGACGAACACTGCGGGGTCATTTGGCTAAAATCTATGCCATGCACTGGGGAACAGATTCCAG GCTCTTGGTCAGTGCCTCTCAAGATGGCAAACTCATTATATGGGACAGCTATACCACAAATAAG GTTCATGCTATTCCACTTCGATCCTCCTGGGTCATGACTTGCGCATATGCACCTTCAGGAAATTATGTTGCCTGTGGTGGTTTAGACAACATCTGCTCCATTTACAACCTGAAAACACGTGAGGGGAATGTACGTGTTAGCCGTGAGCTTGCTGGACATACAG GATACCTGTCCTGTTGTCGCTTTCTTGATGACAACCAGATTGTTACGAGCTCTGGAGATACCACTTG tgCACTTTGGGACATTGAGACTGGTCAGCAGACCACAACATTTGCTGGGCacacaggtgatgtcatgagCCTGTCATTGGCCCCTGACTCACGGTTATTTGTCTCTGGTGCTTGTGATGCCTCTGCTAAACTCTGGGATGTTCGAGAAGGCATGTGCAGACAGACGTTCACCGGCCATGAGTCTGACATCAATGCCATTTGT TTCTTCCCTAACGGCAATGCTTTTGCCACGGGCTCCGATGATGCCACCTGCAGACTGTTTGACCTGCGTGCTGATCAGGAATTAATGATCTACTCTCATGACAATATAATTTGTGGCATCACCTCTGTTGCATTCTCAAAGAGTGGCCGTCTTCTACTGGCAGGATATGATGACTTCAATTGTAATGTGTGGGACACACTAAAAGCTGACCGTGCTG GTGTGTTAGCTGGACATGATAACCGTGTCAGCTGCCTGGGGGTTACTGATGATGGTATGGCAGTTGCAACAGGATCCTGGGACAGTTTTCTGAAGATCTGGAATTGA
- the tardbpb gene encoding TAR DNA-binding protein 43 isoform X2, whose amino-acid sequence MAEVYIRVAEEENEEPMEIPSEDDGTVLLSTVAAQFPGACGLRFRSPVSQCMRGVRLVEGILHAPENGWGNIVYVVNYPKDNKRKMDEIDASSAVKMKRGDMKTSDLIVLGLPWKTTEQDLKDYFSTFGEVIMVQVKRDAKTGNSKGFGFVRFTEYEAQEKVISQRHMIDGRWCDCKLPNSKQGLDEPLRSRKVFVGRCTEDMTTDDLRQFFMQYGEVTDVFIPKPFRAFAFVTFADDQVAQSLCGEDLIIKGVSVHISNAEPKHGNRQFDRTARFGNGFGAQAFGSSRSGLGSSSNSSLANFGSFSLNPAMMAAAQAALQSSWGMMGMLASQQQTSTSGSTPSGTSSSRDQSQSFGSSNSNYTSSASLGWGTGSNSTTSGSGFNSGFGSSMESKSSGWGM is encoded by the exons ATGGCTGAAGTGTACATTCGTGTGGCggaagaagaaaatgaggaGCCAATGGAGATACCGTCAGAAGACGATGGCACTGTTCTGCTGTCGACAgtggcagctcagtttcccggGGCATGTGGCCTTCGCTTCAGGAGTCCGGTGTCTCAGTGCATGCGGGGCGTGCGTCTCGTGGAAGGGATCCTCCACGCGCCAGAGAACGGATGGGGGAATATCGTGTATGTAGTCAATTACCCCAAAG acaacaaaaggaaaatggatgaaatTGATGCATCGTCTGCGGTGAAAATGAAGAGGGGTGACATGAAGACATCTGACCTCATCGTGTTGGGTCTTCCTTGGAAAACGACCGAGCAGGACCTCAAAGATTACTTTAGTACATTTGGAGAAGTCATCATGGTTCAG gtaaaaCGAGATGCCAAGACTGGAAACTCTAAAGGATTTGGTTTTGTGAGGTTCACAGAGTATGAGGCTCAAGAAAAAGTCATCTCCCAGCGTCATATGATTGATGGCAGATGGTGCGACTGCAAGCTCCCAAACTCGAAG CAAGGACTTGACGAGCCCTTGAGAAGTAGGAAAGTGTTTGTAGGCCGTTGCACTGAGGATATGACCACAGATGACCTACGGCAGTTCTTTATGCAGTACGGAGAAGTGACAGATGTCTTCATCCCCAAGCCTTTTCGCGCTTTTGCTTTTGTCACATTTGCAGATGATCAG gTTGCCCAGTCCCTTTGTGGGGAGGACCTAATTATCAAAGGTGTCAGCGTTCACATTTCAAATGCTGAGCCCAAGCATGGAAATAGGCAGTTTGATCGTACAGCACGGTTTGGGAATGGTTTCGGAGCTCAAGCATTTGGTAGCAGCCGTAGTGGGTTAGGGAGTAGCTCTAACAGTAGTCTGGCCAATTTTGGTTCTTTCAGTTTGAACCCGGCTATGATGGCAGCTGCTCAGGCTGCTTTGCAGAGTAGTTGGGGGATGATGGGAATGCTGGCTAGCCAGCAGCAGACATCCACCTCAGGCAGCACCCCTAGTGGAACAAGTTCTAGTCGGGACCAGAGTCAGTCTTTTGGTTCAAGCAACAGCAACTACACAAGCTCAGCCAGTCTCGGGTGGGGAACGGGGTCCAACTCCACGACCAGCGGTAGTGGGTTTAACTCAGGTTTTGGGTCCAGTATGGAGTCGAAGTCCTCTGGGTGGGGTATGTAA